From a single Nostoc edaphicum CCNP1411 genomic region:
- a CDS encoding M23 family metallopeptidase — protein MIIENSASSSNKKLLGFDVKTLTANRRAINVLKGIFAVLPIALALPVDALEVKVTPTNPKLGDTLSVEINLDNPDNGTNPTVASGNNTYPAFEIAPNQYRAFVPTTPLEKSGTRTLRVAGDGQVQNLAVNVLNRKFPVQRITLPPGKAGVKATEHELQRVAAFKALQTPEKYWNGIFLRPNAGRMSTTYGVRRYYNGTFANDYYHRGLDYAGAAGSSVIAPAAGRVALVGRVSQGFRVHGNVVGIDHGQGVTSIFMHLSRINVKEGDFVKAGQLIGAVGSTGASTGPHLHWGLYVNGQSVDPTPWRTKVFN, from the coding sequence ATGATTATTGAGAATAGCGCTAGTAGTTCAAACAAAAAGTTGCTCGGCTTTGATGTCAAAACCTTGACAGCCAACCGTCGTGCAATAAATGTGTTAAAGGGAATATTTGCTGTTCTCCCAATCGCTTTGGCATTGCCTGTAGATGCTTTAGAAGTAAAAGTGACTCCAACTAATCCTAAATTAGGGGATACACTCTCGGTGGAGATCAATCTAGATAATCCAGATAATGGTACAAATCCAACAGTAGCTAGTGGTAATAATACATACCCAGCTTTTGAAATCGCACCCAATCAGTATCGGGCTTTTGTTCCCACAACTCCACTAGAAAAATCTGGAACTAGAACACTTCGGGTTGCAGGGGATGGTCAAGTACAAAACTTAGCAGTGAATGTGCTTAATCGCAAGTTCCCCGTACAACGCATTACTTTGCCACCTGGCAAAGCTGGAGTGAAGGCTACAGAGCATGAACTTCAGCGTGTGGCAGCTTTTAAGGCACTACAAACACCAGAAAAGTATTGGAATGGAATATTCCTGAGGCCAAATGCAGGGCGAATGAGTACAACCTATGGTGTACGTCGCTACTATAATGGTACATTTGCAAATGACTACTATCATCGTGGTCTTGACTACGCTGGTGCTGCCGGTTCATCCGTAATTGCCCCAGCCGCTGGGCGAGTTGCTTTGGTAGGTAGGGTATCCCAAGGGTTTCGGGTTCATGGTAACGTAGTTGGCATTGACCACGGTCAAGGAGTAACCAGTATTTTCATGCACCTTAGTCGTATTAACGTTAAAGAAGGTGATTTTGTGAAAGCTGGTCAACTAATTGGCGCAGTAGGTTCAACAGGTGCTTCTACGGGGCCACATTTACACTGGGGTTTGTATGTCAACGGACAATCTGTTGATCCAACACCTTGGCGAACTAAGGTCTTTAACTAG
- a CDS encoding late competence development ComFB family protein, with the protein MSIEKIVEQALQDGYLTPAMEAEVGRICDNASELSIEEYMALDRLMGALLTGEVVAVPRKQFINVMEELVLTEAIARVAEIEATSESSLDVGDIAAYALNRLPPLYATTEEGANFQRQTAQAQLQDLISQQVSEAINRYLDRPNFFPERQALGKNTGNEVVRQVSALLQTYAPNFEQKL; encoded by the coding sequence ATGAGTATCGAAAAAATTGTAGAACAAGCTCTCCAGGATGGTTATTTGACACCAGCAATGGAAGCAGAAGTCGGTAGAATCTGTGACAACGCCTCGGAACTCTCAATTGAAGAGTATATGGCGCTGGATCGGCTGATGGGTGCGCTATTGACTGGTGAGGTAGTGGCGGTACCTCGCAAACAATTCATTAACGTTATGGAAGAATTGGTACTGACGGAAGCGATCGCACGAGTCGCAGAAATTGAAGCTACCAGCGAAAGTTCTCTGGATGTCGGGGATATTGCCGCTTACGCTCTCAATCGCCTACCACCTCTGTATGCTACTACAGAAGAGGGTGCTAACTTTCAGCGCCAAACTGCTCAGGCACAACTGCAAGACTTAATTTCTCAGCAAGTAAGTGAGGCGATCAACCGTTACCTAGATCGACCCAATTTCTTCCCAGAACGGCAAGCCTTGGGCAAAAACACTGGCAATGAGGTTGTACGCCAAGTTAGTGCTTTACTCCAGACATACGCACCTAACTTTGAGCAAAAATTATAA
- a CDS encoding L,D-transpeptidase codes for MIKKPVAKVTNRKASTFKPSTIKPQTQPQTIKKNIARATDLPTKTQLVAQAERQNPVADSWPKALWSKASAQQVASNKLADAKTQVVVDLSDRRTYVYAGDEVIASYPIAIGKKGWETPTGSFQIIHMRHYPIWRHPITGKVFEAGTDSPLGDRWIGFWTDGRNEIGFHGTPEIDLVGTAVSHGCLRMRNSDVRLLYDQVSLGTAVVVRD; via the coding sequence ATAATTAAGAAACCTGTAGCGAAAGTAACTAATCGAAAGGCATCTACATTTAAGCCTTCTACTATTAAGCCTCAAACTCAGCCTCAAACCATTAAGAAGAATATCGCTAGAGCAACCGACCTACCAACTAAGACGCAGCTGGTGGCACAAGCAGAAAGACAAAATCCAGTTGCAGATAGCTGGCCAAAAGCTCTATGGTCTAAGGCTTCAGCCCAGCAAGTAGCATCTAATAAGCTGGCAGATGCCAAGACGCAAGTGGTAGTTGATTTAAGTGATCGCCGCACTTATGTATACGCAGGGGATGAGGTGATAGCCAGCTACCCAATTGCTATAGGTAAGAAAGGTTGGGAAACGCCTACAGGTTCTTTCCAGATAATCCACATGCGACACTATCCAATCTGGCGTCACCCAATTACGGGCAAAGTATTTGAAGCTGGTACGGATAGCCCTTTGGGAGACAGATGGATTGGTTTTTGGACAGATGGACGGAATGAAATTGGCTTTCATGGGACGCCGGAAATTGACCTGGTAGGAACGGCTGTATCCCACGGCTGTTTAAGGATGCGTAATTCTGATGTCCGATTATTGTATGACCAAGTGAGTTTAGGTACAGCAGTGGTAGTACGTGATTAA
- a CDS encoding sigma-70 family RNA polymerase sigma factor: MSQSITVSWSTVDAKYPEASVQVDKLPNHDLILRCQAGLRPDRVAFAELLRRYQSQVDRVLYHLAPDWADRADLAQEVWIRVYRNINRLQEPAKFRGWLSRIATNLFYDELRKRKRVMSPLSLDAPRSLEDGEMDWEIAGDTPGPEEELTTREFYEQLREAIADLPEVFRTTIVLREIEGMAYEEIAEITGVSLGTVKSRIARARSRLQAHLQNYLDS, encoded by the coding sequence ATGAGTCAGTCGATTACTGTATCCTGGTCAACGGTTGATGCAAAGTATCCAGAAGCATCAGTGCAAGTTGACAAACTCCCTAACCACGATTTAATTTTGCGCTGTCAAGCGGGACTGCGACCAGATCGTGTTGCGTTTGCAGAACTATTACGCCGCTATCAAAGTCAAGTTGATCGAGTTCTCTACCACCTGGCTCCAGATTGGGCTGACAGAGCCGATTTGGCTCAAGAAGTTTGGATTCGAGTGTATCGGAATATTAACCGATTACAAGAACCTGCTAAATTTCGGGGCTGGTTAAGCCGTATTGCCACCAACTTGTTTTACGACGAGTTACGGAAACGCAAGCGGGTTATGAGTCCTTTGTCGCTCGATGCTCCCCGCTCCTTAGAGGACGGCGAGATGGATTGGGAAATCGCTGGTGATACTCCAGGGCCTGAAGAAGAACTGACAACTAGAGAATTTTACGAGCAATTGCGGGAAGCGATCGCGGATTTACCAGAAGTTTTTCGTACTACCATCGTCCTGAGAGAAATCGAAGGCATGGCTTATGAAGAAATTGCCGAAATCACTGGAGTTTCCCTAGGAACTGTGAAGTCAAGAATAGCCAGAGCTAGATCGAGATTGCAAGCTCACTTGCAGAATTATCTAGACTCCTAA
- a CDS encoding anti-sigma factor family protein: MTTDSQFYDRSPLQLPQDLPDGMAKHTNESTGLMDMVKRDRFELLSAYLDGEVTATERKQVEEWLANDASVQCLYARLLKLRQGLRTLPVPAAQESPEATVQKVLTRLHRRSRLNWMLGGAAVAACVIGAVSSLVPGASRVPQLAQRPQTEPIQTSSASIVPPSPLMVGLNNPVIEIPKAAVASPENPVYRVQPQRQDSRQDIN, translated from the coding sequence ATGACTACTGATTCTCAGTTTTACGACCGTTCACCTTTGCAACTTCCTCAAGATTTGCCAGATGGAATGGCCAAGCATACCAATGAATCAACGGGTCTTATGGATATGGTGAAGCGCGATCGCTTCGAGTTATTGAGTGCTTACCTCGATGGTGAAGTCACAGCTACCGAACGCAAGCAAGTAGAAGAATGGCTGGCAAATGATGCCTCGGTTCAATGCTTGTATGCCCGACTGTTAAAGCTGCGCCAAGGCTTGCGGACGCTCCCAGTGCCAGCAGCCCAAGAGTCCCCAGAAGCAACAGTTCAGAAAGTTTTGACACGTTTGCACCGCCGCTCTCGTCTCAACTGGATGCTGGGAGGTGCAGCCGTTGCTGCTTGTGTGATCGGCGCAGTATCTAGCTTAGTACCTGGCGCTTCGAGAGTACCACAACTGGCACAACGACCACAAACAGAACCGATACAAACATCGTCAGCGTCTATAGTTCCCCCTTCGCCGCTGATGGTGGGACTAAATAACCCGGTAATTGAAATTCCTAAAGCAGCAGTAGCTTCTCCAGAAAATCCGGTTTATCGGGTACAGCCGCAACGCCAGGACTCTAGACAAGACATAAACTAA
- a CDS encoding gamma-glutamylcyclotransferase family protein codes for MVESNIKFSDLVRVFVYGTLKPGEANYKRYCAGKVVDVKLAIAQGKLFALPMGYPAMTLGDSQVHGYLLFFPNLKILNELDVLENYQPTRQPTANLYNRQMIEVYDSQSLSLGWAWVYLMTLDRVEQLRGCLQPDGWWSGSGLTAKYSYDL; via the coding sequence ATGGTTGAATCAAATATAAAATTTTCTGATTTGGTGCGGGTTTTTGTCTATGGCACGCTCAAACCAGGTGAAGCTAACTATAAAAGATATTGTGCTGGTAAAGTCGTTGATGTCAAATTAGCTATTGCACAAGGTAAATTGTTTGCTCTACCAATGGGATACCCGGCGATGACTTTAGGAGATAGCCAAGTTCACGGATATTTACTTTTTTTTCCCAACCTAAAGATTTTAAATGAATTAGATGTGCTGGAAAATTACCAGCCAACTAGACAACCAACAGCAAACCTCTATAATCGACAAATGATTGAGGTTTACGATTCACAGTCGCTCTCTTTGGGTTGGGCTTGGGTTTATTTAATGACTCTAGACCGAGTTGAGCAATTAAGAGGATGCCTCCAACCTGACGGTTGGTGGAGTGGCTCAGGTTTAACTGCAAAATACAGTTATGATCTGTAA